From the Gammaproteobacteria bacterium genome, the window AGAGTATGACCACGCCGATATTTTCCCCGACCTTGCTGCCATTCAACGGCAGTTTCATCACCTGGTACGCACGGTGCCGCGTTCTGGCCTAATTCTCGCTCCCGCTGCAGACGCTGCCCTTAACGAAGTCCTGGCGATGGGACGGTGGACGCCCCTGGAAACTTTCGGTGCTCCCGATGCTGCCTGGCAAGCGCGACCACTCACCACTGATGGCTCGCGTTTCGAGGTCATCCTCAATGGCAAACTGGTGGGGCGCGTAGAATGGGAATTACTTGGCATCCATAACATCTACAACGCGCTCGCGGCGATTGCCGCTGCACGCCACGCGGGTGTGGCCGCCGAGTCGGCTTGCGCGGCGCTGCCCAACTTTCGCAATGTTAAACGTCGCCTGGAAATGCGCGGTTGCATCGCTGGCGTCACGGTTTACGATGATTTCGCCCACCACCCTACTGCGGTTGCGGTCACTCTCGGAGCCTTACGCGCACGGGTAGGTCAGGAAAGAATTCTCGCGGTTTTGGAACCGCGCTCGAATACCATGCGCTTAGGGGTTCACCAGGACACCCTCGCGCCATCACTCGCCGCCGCGAATCAGGTATTTCTTTATCAACCCCCCAACTTGGGCTGGAACTTGGATGGAGTCATCGCGGGCCTCGACCAACGCGGAGAAGTTCACTTCAGCATTGACGCCCTAGTGAGCGCCATTGTTACTGCGTCTCGTTTCGGAGACCATGTGCTTATTATGAGTAATGGCGGTTTTGATGGGATCCACGATAAACTATTGGTGGCGCTCGCGGAAGCAGCGTCTTGATATTTAGCGAGGTTATTCAATGTTTAGTTCAGTCCATAATTACTACGAACACATGGTATTTGAGCGAATTTTGCTCATCATGAAAGAACGCAGGGAATACATAAATACCGATTTCATGGAAGATATCGCCTGTATTGCGTTGAATCATTTGCCATCCCGCTATGTACGCCATAATGTGGACACAGCATTCAACCTGA encodes:
- the mpl gene encoding UDP-N-acetylmuramate--L-alanyl-gamma-D-glutamyl-meso-2,6-diaminoheptanedioate ligase is translated as MHLHILGICGTFMGGIALLARSQGHVVTGSDAHVYPPMSTQLAAAGITLQEGYDPAHLAPLPDVVMVGNAISRGNPLVEYVLDIGLPYVSGPEWLARYVLQGRWVLAVAGTHGKTTTTSLLAWILEAAGCAPGFLIGGVPENFGVSARLTDSPLFVVEADEYDTAFFDKRSKFVHYRPRTVILNNLEYDHADIFPDLAAIQRQFHHLVRTVPRSGLILAPAADAALNEVLAMGRWTPLETFGAPDAAWQARPLTTDGSRFEVILNGKLVGRVEWELLGIHNIYNALAAIAAARHAGVAAESACAALPNFRNVKRRLEMRGCIAGVTVYDDFAHHPTAVAVTLGALRARVGQERILAVLEPRSNTMRLGVHQDTLAPSLAAANQVFLYQPPNLGWNLDGVIAGLDQRGEVHFSIDALVSAIVTASRFGDHVLIMSNGGFDGIHDKLLVALAEAAS
- a CDS encoding competence protein ComFB, producing MFSSVHNYYEHMVFERILLIMKERREYINTDFMEDIACIALNHLPSRYVRHNVDTAFNLSDAEQEKMNNQVLRAVNEAFEFSKRRHAPH